One genomic region from Pseudorca crassidens isolate mPseCra1 chromosome 11, mPseCra1.hap1, whole genome shotgun sequence encodes:
- the GPRC5D gene encoding LOW QUALITY PROTEIN: G-protein coupled receptor family C group 5 member D (The sequence of the model RefSeq protein was modified relative to this genomic sequence to represent the inferred CDS: inserted 3 bases in 2 codons; substituted 2 bases at 2 genomic stop codons) translates to MNEDCEESTGDCYFLCDTAGAWGIVLESLASIGIAVTVLXTLAFLFLMRRVQDRSQWNVLPTQFLFLLGGLGLLSLASAFLIQLNQQTAPLRYFLFGVLFALCFSCLLTHASNLVKLVWGQVSSSWTTILCIAIGVSLLQTIIATEYVTLIVTRGTMFMDMTPCQLNVDFAVLLVYVLFLLALTFFVSKATFCGPCEDWKRRRRLIFLTALISIIIWVVWVSMLMRGNPTXDDPVLCIALVTNAWVFLLLYFIPELCFLXRSCQQGCPLPGNACPLPAXERSFRAENQQLSRARDSDGAEEEVAVTEYGTPILLQTVDPTQEDFIPWAKVSPQQDAEL, encoded by the exons ATGAATGAGGACTGCGAAGAGTCCACTGGGGACTGTTACTTCCTCTGTGACACCGCGGGAGCATGGGGCATTGTTCTGGAGTCCCTGGCATCAATTGGCATAGCAGTTACGGTTT CCACCCTGGCATTTCTCTTCCTCATGAGAAGGGTTCAAGACCGCAGCCAGTGGAATGTCCTCCCCACCCagttcctcttcctcctgggTGGGCTGGGGCTCCTCAGCCTTGCTTCTGCCTTCCTCATCCAGCTCAACCAGCAGACGGCCCCCCTCCGCTACTTTCTCTTTGGGGTCCTCTTTGCTCTCTGTTTCTCGTGCCTCTTGACTCATGCCTCCAACCTGGTGAAGCTGGTCTGGGGTCAAGTGTCCTCCTCTTGGACGACGATTCTGTGCATTGCTATCGGTGTCAGCCTGTTGCAGACGATCATCGCCACTGAGTATGTGACTCTCATCGTGACCAGAGGTACGATGTTTATGGATATGACACCCTGTCAACTCAACGTGGACTTCGCGGTCCTCCTGGTTTATGTGCTCTTCCTGCTGGCCCTTACGTTCTTCGTCTCCAAAGCCACCTTCTGTGGGCCGTGTGAGGATTGGAAGCGGCGCAGAAGGCTCATCTTCCTCACCGCGCTCATCTCCATCATCATATGGGTGGTGTGGGTCTCCATGCTCATGAGAGGCAACCCAAC GGACGACCCTGTCCTCTGCATCGCCCTGGTCACCAATGCGTGGGTCTTCCTGCTGCTGTACTTCATACCAGAGCTGTGCTTTCTCTAGAGATCGTGCCAGCAGGGTTGCCCTCTGCCAGGCAATGCCTGCCCACTCCCAGCTTAGGAACGCAGCTTCAGAGCGGAGAATCAGCAACTCTCAAGAG CCCGAGACAGTGATGGAGCTGAGGAGGAAGTAGCAGTAACCGAATATGGTACCCCCA TTCTTTTGCAGACTGTTGATCCCACACAGGAGGATTTCATCCCTTGGGCTAAAGTAAGCCCTCAGCAAGATGCAGAATTATAA